The Besnoitia besnoiti strain Bb-Ger1 chromosome IV, whole genome shotgun sequence genome contains a region encoding:
- a CDS encoding hypothetical protein (encoded by transcript BESB_053410) gives MVTSGRQQEWAQLCRAGLKKARESGTTDLLLALKEIRILLEAEPQQSHMVDPQVVEELLAIALEGVTEPNSGKTVAALIIMLDGLDDAQLTECFSSAYSTTLYTTGSPFGPAWLGDT, from the exons ATGGTGACAAGTGGTCGTCAGCAAGAATGGGCTCAGTTGTGCCGTGCTGGTCTCAAGAAGGCCAGGGAAAGCGGCACGACAGACCTACTGCTGGCTCTGAAGGAAATCCGCATCCTTCTCGAGGCAGAACCACAACAGTCTCACATGGTTGATCCTCAAGTGGTCGAGGAACTGCTGGCGATTGCGCTTGAGGGCGTGACGGAACCAAACAGCGGCAAAACTGTCGCTGCTCTCATAATCATGCTTGACGGTCTGGATGATGCGCAACTCACCGAGTGCTTTTCGTCAGCCTACAGCACCACACTATACACG ACGGGTTCTCCCTTCGGACCCGCTTGGCTCGGGGATACTTAA
- a CDS encoding hypothetical protein (encoded by transcript BESB_053450) — translation MERVSRVLSFPRSARVFSEAAGSVSGCGARFVPSRANAALGTRRTGPSSAVGGMLQLEMSCVSAHFVLQDLRKCGAGKDAFFVPFLRAGRCFATSSGAETAHATGANSASREQPSDTNPAKHDVPVDTDIKAVTDYIVGMAEKFLHKDENVHPTRKLEEMRTKDERLWDCLDTVEFVLDVEEIFDVIIPDETADNFQTLQEIADYVVSQRQKRERTKQKVK, via the exons ATGGAGAGAGTTTCGCGTGTGCTTTCCTTCCCTCGTTCGGCGCGAGTCTTCTCCGAGGCGGCCGGAAGCGTGAGTGGATGCGGAGCGCGGTTCGTCCCGTCAAGAGCGAACGCGGCTCTCGGCACCCGAAGAACAGGACCTTCGTCCGCTGTCGGGGGGATGCTTCAACTGGAGATGTCATGTGTTTCTGCGCATTTCGTGCTGCAAGACTTACGGAAGTGTGGCGCAGGCAAAGACGCTTTCTTCGTGCCATTCTTGCGAGCCGGTCGGTGCTTCGCAACCAGTTCCGGGGCGGAGACTGCCCACGCCACCGGAGCAAACTCAGCGAGCAGGGAACAACCGTCCGACACAAATCCTGCGAAGCACGATGTCCCAGTGGACACGGATATCAAGGCG GTTACCGATTACATCGTCGGAATGGCGGAGAAGTTTTTGCACAAGGACGAGAACGTGCATCCGACGAGGAAGCTCGAGGAGATGCGCACGAAGGATGAGCGGCTGTGGGACTGTCTGGACACAGTGGAATTTGTCCTCGAC GTGGAGGAGATTTTTGACGTGATCATCCCGGACGAGACTGCGGACAACTTCCAAACTCTCCAG GAAATCGCCGACTACGTTGTTTcccagaggcagaagagagagcggacAAAGCAGAAGGTGAAGTAA
- a CDS encoding hypothetical protein (encoded by transcript BESB_053430), translating to MLLRDIVIESTGADSPTAFLAHGPNGTRAPGRPVDFASTKDIEVVDFECVTPLQGPITQSDTPTSSAVNADPGDSSCRDDSGTTTPQGQTLQQSLDQGGHASAEAHLAQWLSHGNYALPSHDVMPPSNDEKKNAFLGTSARLTANIEHRFESAQSEIQQKFRRLAECQRASFDKLAANVKALDHPALRSLLEDKAKEEVGSALHGTIRSFKAAVYDKLQEIEEVKHFILHDYRPGVANTVSAIASGTYANNRLRQETACANKSGDA from the exons ATGCTTCTGCGAGATATAGTTATCGAGTCTACAGGTGCAGACTCTCCGACGGCATTTCTCGCACACGGGCCGAATGGGACAAGAGCACCTGGTCGCCCAGTGGACTTCGCCTCAACGAAAGACATCGAAGTCGTTGATTTCGAGTGCGTGACCCCGTTGCAAGGACCCATAACCCAGAGCGATACGCCGACGAGTTCGGCGGTCAACGCTGATCCCGGAGACTCCAGCTGCCGAGATGATTCTGGGACGACAACTCCTCAGGGTCAAACACTACAACAATCACTCGACCAAGGCGGGCACGCCAGCGCGGAAGCCCATCTAGCACAGTGGTTATCACACGGGAATTATGCCCTACCATCGCATGATGTGATGCCTCCATCCAACGatgaaaagaaaaacgcctTCCTCGGGACATCAGCTCGCTTGACCGCCAATATCGAACACAG GTTCGAATCCGCACAATCCGAAATTCAGCAGAAGTTTCGAAGACTTGCGGAGTGCCAAAGAGCTAGTTTTGACAAGCTTGCAGCAAACGTGAAGGCT CTGGACCACCCAGCCCTTCGCTCCCTCTTGGAAGATAAAGCCAAGGAAGAAGTGGGGAGCGCTCTACACGGAACCATTCGTTCTTTCAAGGCAGCGGTCTACGACAAGCTGCAAGAGATTGAGGAGGTAAAGCATTTCATTCTCCATGATTATCGTCCCGGTGTAGCGAACACCGTTTCTGCAATAGCAAGTGGGACATACGCGAACAACCGGCTAAGGCAAGAAACTGCCTGTGCAAACAAGTCAGGAGACGCATAG
- a CDS encoding hypothetical protein (encoded by transcript BESB_053400): protein MSGKSLNVDAQRVVAIMEELTEKLTYLSVATRQEVMVKRMKMTVEEERARQELLDRYVLQEKAASSRRAELEKQLTLLRTERGKASSRSSEMVVKLKADLQDVRDFTEQRLTQLHESYGKRAAEHAHSFEVRASDLSARISQQQKHNSLVFYRDKEEADTLKSKKKIAEKDLERIIKTYDREMFEKDAEVRDVTKTNAAKEETVSHMQQQLQGIDQETERIRQEQKIEHARQTVMERKMERLAAAATLLQSYWRGIRQREEYVAMKKNSRGKKGRRGKKK from the exons ATGTCAGGAAAGTCCTTGAATGTTGACGCTCAGCGCGTCGTAGCTATAATGGAGGAGTTGACAGAGAAGCTCACGTACCTATCAGTCGCCACCCGCCAG GAGGTCATGGTAAAGAGGATGAAGATGACCGTCGAAGAAGAACGCGCCCGTCAGGAGCTGTTGGACCGATACGTATTGCAAGAGAAGGCCGCGTCGTCCCGACGAGCGGAACTTGAAAAACAGCTAACACTACTTCGAACGGAAAGGGGTAAAGCCTCTAGCCGGTCGTCAGAAATGGTAGTCAAGTTGAAAGCGGACTTACAGGATGTCCGTGACTTCACCGAGCAGCGCCTTACACAGCTGCACGAGTCGTATGGAAAAAGAGCAGCAGAGCACGCGCACAGCTTTGAAGTGCGAGCCTCCGATCTTTCAGCACGGATCAGTCAACAGCAAAAGCATAACTCCTTGGTCTTTTATAGAGACAAAGAGGAAGCCGATACCTTGAAAAGCAAGAAGAAAATAGCAGAGAAAGATCTCGAGCGCATCATCAAGACCTACGACCGTGAAATGTTTGAAAAAGATGCCG AGGTTAGGGACGTTACAAAAACAAATGCGGCGAAGGAAGAGACCGTGTCACATATGCAACAGCAGTTGCAAGGAATCGACCAGGAAACGGAGAGAATCCGGCAAGAGCAAAAGATAGAACACGCCCGTCAGACTGTGATGGAAAGAAAAATGGAAaggctcgcggctgcagccacTCTTCTCCAGTCATATTGGAGGGGGAtaagacagagagaagagtACGTTGCCATGAAGAAGAACTCTCGCGGAAAGAAagggagaagagggaagaagaagtaA
- a CDS encoding hypothetical protein (encoded by transcript BESB_053420), whose product MKRSVPSGREVGFEDVATVTLDMDFHESSRLAEFAAALGCAVPSEDMEAPDKDLLDLLGSPNLRFNSSNGGDEHAGAHSCELGSRRKRTDFASTKILSLANVTL is encoded by the exons ATGAAAAGAAGTGTGCCTTCAGGCAGAGAAGTTGGGTTCGAAGACGTCGCCACCGTCACTTTAGATATGGACTTTCACGAGTCATCACGACTTGCTGAGTTCGCGGCGGCCCTCGGATGCGCGGTACCATCGGAG GATATGGAAGCACCAGACAAAGACTTGCTTGACCTCCTCGGGAGTCCGAATTTGCGATTTAACAGTAGTaacggaggagacgagcaCGCCGGCGCTCACAGCTGTGAGCTTGGATCACGGAGGAAACGCACTGACTTTGCTTCAACGAAG ATACTGTCGCTAGCCAATGTAACCCTTTGA
- a CDS encoding hypothetical protein (encoded by transcript BESB_053440) has protein sequence MRICDTSSGASTDAVGRCSRQILLLVREKAPDIAALMQYPDKARGSSDSSGKDECGSTSSRKVDTDEAKDDSVGSPDDCTMDDIDEGDTSIRPVDLRAVVTGHVRNRGDDPVPAMDSDDEDSPVPQRGPFHTSASSSALSTLPGHEEATGDFALAGSREEQTTTRDSDFGEGGDGLTHHPLFNENLLTMDEFVHYGVSCDGCGKMPIVGRRHTCVDCGKASCDFDLCGACQDAGYSRPGRFNQNHSADHEVRLVEQSAAEWWIQSLNRMRKIHPELSVHQILQWILMHYQDVWVADNQQGEETAMESGTDIAGNDAVAA, from the exons ATGCGGATTTGTGATACGTCATCGGGCGCTTCCACTGATGCGGTCGGGCGGTGTTCGCGCCAAATCTTGCTTTTAgtgcgagagaaggcgccagATATCGCAGCGCTAATGCAGTACCCCGACAAGGCGAGAGGCAGTTCGGACAGCTCAGGGAAGGACGAGTGTGGGAGCACCAGCTCGCGCAAGGTTGATACAGATGAAGCAAAGGATGACTCAGTTGGCTCCCCAGATGATTGCACAATGGACGACATCGACGAGGGAGACACGAGCATCCGGCCCGTGGACCTGCGGGCTGTCGTCACCGGGCACGTAAGAAATCGTGGTGACGATCCTGTGCCAGCGATGGATTCTGATGACGAAGATTCCCCAGTGCCACAAAGAGGACCTTTTCAtacctccgcctcttcttcggcccTCTCAACTTTGCCGGGGCACGAAGAAGCGACTGGTGATTTCGCTCTTGCTGGCAGCAGGGAGGAACAGACCACGACCAGGGATTCAGACTttggagagggaggagatgGCCTGACGCAC CATCCTCTATTCAACGAGAACCTGCTGACGATGGATGAGTTCGTCCATTACGGCGTCAGTTGTGACGGTTGTGGGAAAATGCCTATAGTCGGCAGGAGACACACATGTGTCGACTGCGGGAAAGCATCTTGCGACTTCGATTTATGCGGCGCATGCCAAGACGCTGGCTACAGTAGACCTGGCCGATTCAATCAAAACCACTC GGCTGATCACGAAGTGCGGCTCGTGGAGCAGTCAGCAGCAGAATGGTGGATTCAAAGCCTGAACCGCATGCGGAAGATCCACCCCGAACTTAGTGT CCACCAAATACTCCAGTGGATCCTGATGCATTACCAGGATGTCTGGGTCGCGGATAACCagcaaggcgaagagactGCGATGGAGAGCGGCACTGATATTGCTGGGAACGATGCGGTTGCTGCGTAA